In the genome of Streptomyces sp. NBC_00259, the window GACTTGGGCAGACGGCGGCGGAACTTCTCCCGGTACAGCGCGAGGTCCTCGGCGTCCGCGCCCGAGACGTCCCTCGGGGCCGGTGCGGGGTGCTGTGGACTGGAGGACATGACTCCATTATGGCGGCCGGAGATGTTGCGAGGGTCATGATGTGCGAGCTGGCGTCCGGAGCGAGCGGGGGCGTTTCCCCGGGGTGAGCTGGTTGCCGTACTCTGCTCAGCCCTGAGCTGGACGGACGGACGGCTTTGACGCTCTGGGCGTCTACACGAAGGACGACGAGCCGAGAAACCGGCTCTGACCAGGGCTTTTCTGGGATCCGCTCAGGCCGGCATCTTTCCGATGGCGGATCGCGTGATGCGCCGTGTCACTCAAAGACTCCGCGCCCGGCCAGAAGTCCCAGAAAAGTCCCAGAGGTACCTATGGGTTCCCTCCCGCCCCGCATTTGCGCAGGTCAGGAGGGGTTTCGCGTGGCTTTCTCTCAGAGTCTTCAGATGTCGCGGAAGATCTCGATCTGGGCGCCGACCGAGTTGAGCCGCTCGGCCAGTTCCTCGTAGCCGCGGTTGATGACGTACACGTTGCGCAGGACGGACGTGCCCTCGGCCGCCATCATCGCCAGCAGGACGACCACGGCGGGGCGCAGGGCCGGCGGGCACATCATCTCGGCGGCGCGCCAGCGGGTCGGGCCCTCGACGAGGACGCGGTGGGGGTCGAGGAGCTGGAGGCGGCCCCCGAGGCGGTTGAGGTCGGTGAGGTAGATGGCACGGTTGTCGTAGACCCAGTCGTGGATGAGGGTCTGGCCCTGGGCGACCGCCGCGATCGCCGCGAAGAACGGCACGTTGTCGATGTTGAGTCCGGGGAAGGGCATCGGGTGGATCTTGTCGATCGGCGCCTCCAGCTTGGAGGGGCGCACGGTCAGGTCCACCAGTCGCGTACGGCCGTTGTCGGCGTTGTACTCCGGCGTACGGTCGTGGTCGAGGCCCATCTCCTCCAGCACGGCCAGCTCGATCTCCAGGAACTCGATCGGGACGCGACGGATCGTCAGCTGGGATTCGGTGACGACGGCGGCGGCGAGCAGGCTCATCGCCTCGACCGGGTCCTCGGAGGGGGAGTAGTCGACGTCGACGTCGATGGTGGCCACACCGTGGACGGTCAGCGTCGTCGTGCCGATGCCCTCGACGCGTACCCCGAGCGCCTCCAGGAAGAAGCACAGGTCCTGGACCATGTAGTTGGAGGAAGCGTTGCGGATGACGGTGACGCCGTCGTGGCGGGCCGCCGCCAGCAGGGCGTTCTCGGTCACGGTGTCGCCGCGCTCGGTCAGCACGATCGGACGGTCGGGGCTGGTCGAGCGCTCGACGACGGCGTGGTAGAGCCCCTCGGTCGCGGTGATGTCCAGGCCGAAGCGGCGCAGCGCGATCATGTGCGGCTCGATGGTGCGCGTACCGAGGTCGCAGCCGCCGGCGTAGGGCAGCCGGAAGCGGTCCATGCGGTGCAGCAGCGGTCCCAGGAACATGATGATCGAGCGGGTCCTGCGGGCGGCGTCCGCGTCGATGGCGTCCATGTCGAGACGGGCCGGCGGAACGATCTCGAGGTCCGTGCCGTCGTTGATCCAGCGGGTCCGTACACCGATGGAGTTCAGCACCTCCAGCAGCCGGTAGACCTCCTCGATCCGCGCGACGCGGCGCAGCACGGTACGGCCCTTGTTGAGCAGCGAGGCGCAGAGCAGCGCGACGCAGGCGTTCTTGCTGGTCTTGACGTCGATGGCACCGGAGAGGCGGCGCCGGCCGACGACCCGCAGATGCATCGGCCCGGCGTAGCCGAGGGACACGATCTCGCTGTCGAGCGCCTCACCGATACGGGCAATCATCTCAAGGCTGATGTTCTGATTGCCGCGCTCGATGCGATTGACGGCGCTCTGGCTGGTGCCGAGTGCGTCGGCGAGCTGCGCCTGTGTCCAGCCCCGGTGCTGACGGGCGTCACGGATGAGCTTGCCGATGCGTACGAGGTAGTCGTCTGCCATAGCGGCAGGCTATCTCAGATATGAGATGAGGCGTCCACTGGGGTGGACCATTCGGGTGATGCGCGGTTTTGATCCTCCATCATGGGGTGGAGTGGTGCAAAACGGACTGCTCCATATGGGCGTCTGCCGCTGTCGCGTGCTGCTTCCAAGGTCCCCGTGGTCCGGCCGCGTTCACCGGAGTCCACGGCGAC includes:
- a CDS encoding helix-turn-helix domain-containing protein; protein product: MADDYLVRIGKLIRDARQHRGWTQAQLADALGTSQSAVNRIERGNQNISLEMIARIGEALDSEIVSLGYAGPMHLRVVGRRRLSGAIDVKTSKNACVALLCASLLNKGRTVLRRVARIEEVYRLLEVLNSIGVRTRWINDGTDLEIVPPARLDMDAIDADAARRTRSIIMFLGPLLHRMDRFRLPYAGGCDLGTRTIEPHMIALRRFGLDITATEGLYHAVVERSTSPDRPIVLTERGDTVTENALLAAARHDGVTVIRNASSNYMVQDLCFFLEALGVRVEGIGTTTLTVHGVATIDVDVDYSPSEDPVEAMSLLAAAVVTESQLTIRRVPIEFLEIELAVLEEMGLDHDRTPEYNADNGRTRLVDLTVRPSKLEAPIDKIHPMPFPGLNIDNVPFFAAIAAVAQGQTLIHDWVYDNRAIYLTDLNRLGGRLQLLDPHRVLVEGPTRWRAAEMMCPPALRPAVVVLLAMMAAEGTSVLRNVYVINRGYEELAERLNSVGAQIEIFRDI